The following proteins are encoded in a genomic region of Triticum dicoccoides isolate Atlit2015 ecotype Zavitan chromosome 1B, WEW_v2.0, whole genome shotgun sequence:
- the LOC119332845 gene encoding protein G1-like5: protein MDLIPQPDSPHSDGSGGATSGASSAVSSLSPGGAVSPSPSRYESQKRRDWNTFGQYLRNHRPPLSLARCSGAHVLEFLRYLDQFGKTKVHAAGCPFFGHPVPPAPCPCPLRQAWGSLDALVGRLRAAYEENGGRPENNPFGARAVRLYLREVREHQSRARGVSYDKKKRRKPPHPPGSADIPSHEGNSNGHHQYHQMPPPPPGAAA from the coding sequence ATGGACCTGATACCACAGCCCGACAGCCCGCACTCggacggcagcggcggcgcgaCGTCGGGGGCTTCGTCGGCGGTGTCGTCGCTGTCGCCAGGGGGCGCGGTCTCGCCGTCGCCAAGCAGGTACGAGTCGCAGAAGCGGCGGGACTGGAACACGTTCGGGCAGTACCTCCGGAACCACCGGCCCCCGCTGTCGCTGGCGCGTTGCAGCGGCGCGCACGTGCTGGAGTTCCTGCGCTACCTCGACCAGTTCGGCAAGACCAAGGTGCACGCCGCCGGGTGCCCATTCTTCGGCCACCCTGTGCCGCCGGCGCCATGCCCGTGTCCGCTCCGGCAGGCGTGGGGCAGCCTCGACGCACTCGTCGGCCGCCTCCGTGCTGCCTATGAGGAGAACGGCGGACGACCGGAGAACAACCCCTTCGGCGCCAGGGCCGTGCGGCTCTACCTCCGCGAGGTCCGGGAGCACCAGTCACGCGCACGCGGAGTTAGCTACGACAAGAAGAAGCGCAGGAAGCCGCCCCACCCCCCCGGCTCTGCCGACATCCCCTCCCACGAAGGCAACAGCAACGGCCACCACCAGTACCACCAGAtgcccccgccgcctcccggcgCCGCGGCGTGA